A stretch of the Pseudomonas helvetica genome encodes the following:
- a CDS encoding iron-sulfur-binding ferredoxin reductase: MPELRVGDNQWSVAAGSNLLDALNQKGMHVPYSCRAGSCHACMVHCLKGEVSDRRPDALSAEQREQGWRLACQCEVVDDLHVAVFDPLRDGLPATVEAADWLSASVLRLRLQPERPLRYQAGQHLVLWAGNVARPYSLASLPQEDRFLEFHLDCRLPGEFSDAARLLKIGDPIRLGELRGGALHYDPDWQTQPLWLLAAGTGLAPLFGVLREALRQDHQGPIRVIHLAHDASEHYLAKPLAALAAQRPNLSVELLTTAELAAALAQLRLVSRQTLALLCGHPDSVDAFARRLYLAGLPRNQLLADVFVPRG, from the coding sequence ATGCCTGAACTAAGGGTGGGCGATAACCAATGGTCGGTGGCAGCGGGCAGCAACCTGCTCGACGCGCTTAACCAGAAGGGGATGCACGTGCCCTACAGCTGCCGCGCCGGCAGTTGCCATGCGTGCATGGTGCATTGCCTCAAAGGCGAGGTGAGCGACCGACGTCCCGATGCGCTGAGCGCCGAGCAACGTGAGCAAGGTTGGCGGCTGGCCTGTCAGTGCGAGGTCGTCGATGACCTGCACGTAGCGGTATTCGATCCGCTGCGCGACGGCTTGCCGGCCACCGTCGAAGCTGCCGACTGGTTAAGTGCCAGCGTGTTGCGCCTGCGTTTGCAGCCCGAGCGGCCCTTGCGCTATCAGGCCGGGCAGCATCTGGTGTTGTGGGCCGGTAATGTGGCGCGGCCGTATTCGCTGGCCAGCCTGCCGCAGGAAGATCGTTTTCTGGAGTTTCACCTCGACTGCCGCTTGCCGGGCGAATTCAGCGATGCGGCACGCTTGCTGAAAATCGGCGACCCGATTCGCCTGGGCGAGTTGCGCGGCGGTGCGCTGCATTATGACCCCGACTGGCAAACCCAACCGTTGTGGCTGCTGGCGGCCGGCACCGGATTGGCGCCATTGTTCGGTGTGTTGCGCGAGGCGTTGCGCCAGGATCATCAAGGCCCCATCCGGGTAATTCACCTGGCCCATGATGCCAGCGAGCATTACCTGGCCAAACCCTTGGCGGCGCTGGCGGCACAGCGTCCCAACCTGAGCGTCGAGCTGTTGACGACGGCTGAGCTGGCGGCGGCTTTGGCGCAATTACGCCTTGTTTCCCGGCAAACCCTGGCCTTACTCTGCGGGCACCCCGACAGCGTCGACGCCTTTGCCCGGCGCCTGTACCTGGCAGGGCTGCCGCGCAATCAACTATTGGCCGATGTCTTCGTGCCGCGGGGTTGA
- a CDS encoding GGDEF domain-containing protein, protein MTHNALQSLLLKRFILATGTYALVLLLLWLAILSGHYQGSVRSAVIGTLLVILSQSVLFAMFSTGSNLRFADPGLTEVQVLLGLGWQTWLIAHLDSARGAFLVFYLLILLFGLFHLPRQAFIRCAALVFFSFAGLNLWEGYYLEPVDPALAALQVCVLFIVLVWLTLYAGYVQTSRQRMRKRRFALQAHQDTLRGMMRQLEDLVATDELTGLFNRRHFLRLTTRELRSMEEGTVHGLALIDLDYFKRINDKYGHAAGDQVLQAFAGVATACLREDDVLARYGGEEFVLLLPDCDPERLTSCCERLRIAFTEVELVGLPVQDLSLSAGMTLLESGDDLDGALQRADQALYRAKRDGRNRCAAAWENADA, encoded by the coding sequence TTGACCCATAACGCTCTCCAGAGTCTGTTGCTCAAGCGCTTTATTCTGGCGACGGGCACCTATGCGCTGGTGTTATTGCTGCTGTGGCTGGCGATTCTCAGTGGTCACTATCAAGGCTCGGTGCGCAGCGCGGTAATCGGTACGCTGCTGGTGATACTCAGCCAGTCGGTGTTGTTCGCGATGTTCTCCACCGGGAGCAATCTGCGTTTTGCCGACCCTGGCCTGACTGAAGTTCAGGTGCTCCTGGGGCTTGGCTGGCAGACCTGGCTGATCGCTCATCTGGACTCGGCCCGTGGCGCCTTCCTGGTGTTTTACCTGTTGATTCTGTTATTCGGACTTTTCCATCTGCCGCGCCAAGCGTTCATCCGATGTGCGGCCTTGGTCTTTTTCAGCTTTGCGGGCCTTAACCTCTGGGAAGGTTATTACCTCGAGCCGGTCGACCCGGCGCTGGCGGCGCTGCAAGTCTGCGTGTTGTTTATCGTGCTGGTCTGGCTGACGCTATATGCCGGCTACGTTCAGACCTCACGCCAACGCATGCGCAAGCGGCGCTTTGCCTTGCAAGCGCATCAAGACACCTTGCGCGGGATGATGCGCCAACTCGAAGACCTGGTTGCCACCGACGAACTCACCGGGCTGTTCAACCGCCGGCATTTTCTACGCCTGACCACGCGCGAACTGCGCAGCATGGAAGAGGGTACGGTGCATGGTCTGGCACTGATTGACCTCGACTATTTCAAACGCATCAACGACAAGTATGGCCATGCGGCCGGCGATCAGGTGTTGCAGGCGTTCGCCGGTGTCGCCACGGCCTGCCTGCGTGAAGACGATGTACTGGCGCGTTATGGCGGTGAGGAGTTTGTGTTGTTACTACCCGATTGTGATCCCGAGCGCCTGACCTCTTGCTGCGAGCGGCTGCGCATTGCCTTTACCGAGGTCGAACTGGTCGGTCTGCCGGTGCAGGACCTGAGCCTGTCCGCCGGCATGACCTTGCTTGAGTCGGGCGACGATCTGGATGGCGCCTTGCAGCGTGCCGATCAGGCGCTGTATCGCGCCAAGCGTGACGGTCGCAATCGCTGCGCTGCCGCTTGGGAAAACGCCGATGCCTGA